A section of the Pseudomonas flavescens genome encodes:
- a CDS encoding dual specificity protein phosphatase family protein, giving the protein MRLRSLLGLLLAMLVCTPFASSWGALRPENSSATQPLWATPVDKSFNLYRMQPDLYRSALPSAAQQGELQQLKIATVINFYQRSDADWLSDAGIRQVHQPLHADRIDDADVLQALRSIRLAQARGPVLIHCKHGQNRTGMIAAMYRIVYQGWSRQQAIDEMREGGFGGRERFEDAEDYLQQVDLPRFRAALDSGACSTSPWAYCVLKEKVLDAFNG; this is encoded by the coding sequence ATGAGACTGCGCAGCCTTCTCGGGCTCCTGCTCGCAATGCTTGTCTGTACGCCATTCGCTTCGTCCTGGGGCGCCTTACGACCGGAAAACTCCAGCGCCACGCAGCCGCTCTGGGCGACGCCTGTGGACAAGAGCTTCAACCTCTATCGCATGCAGCCCGATCTCTATCGCAGTGCCTTGCCGAGCGCCGCGCAGCAGGGCGAGTTGCAGCAATTGAAAATCGCCACGGTGATCAACTTCTATCAGCGCAGCGATGCCGACTGGCTGAGCGATGCGGGCATTCGCCAGGTCCATCAGCCGCTGCATGCCGACCGTATCGACGACGCCGATGTGTTGCAGGCCCTGCGCAGCATTCGCCTCGCCCAGGCCCGGGGGCCGGTGCTGATTCATTGCAAGCATGGGCAGAACCGTACCGGGATGATCGCGGCCATGTACCGCATCGTCTATCAGGGCTGGAGCAGGCAGCAGGCCATCGACGAGATGCGCGAGGGAGGCTTCGGCGGCAGAGAGCGCTTCGAGGATGCCGAGGATTATTTGCAGCAGGTCGATCTGCCGCGCTTTCGCGCGGCCCTGGACAGCGGTGCCTGCAGCACCAGCCCCTGGGCCTACTGCGTGCTGAAGGAAAAAGTGCTGGATGCTTTCAACGGGTGA
- a CDS encoding phosphatase PAP2 family protein, whose translation MQVSYAQPVASRRFDFKRWLGIPLALMALLLVVDPQPLDFALAGLFYDPASGFIGSSSFWLEDVLHDQAKILVIGLGVMCIAAFLLSLLPVKLRAWRRELGYLVLSLSLSTGIVTPLKTLTAVQCPWSLTQFGGRETFSPLIGARPTTDKPGRCWPGGHASAGFSLLALFCALRDRRPRLAKWALAFALALGTVLSLGRMLQGAHFLSHNLWTLLFDWLIAVIGYRALLYRPMPVPRQTPARLQATREGARP comes from the coding sequence ATGCAGGTTTCTTACGCCCAGCCGGTCGCGTCGCGTCGGTTCGATTTCAAACGGTGGCTGGGTATCCCATTGGCACTTATGGCACTGCTGTTGGTGGTCGATCCCCAGCCACTGGATTTTGCCTTGGCCGGGCTGTTCTACGATCCCGCCAGCGGGTTCATCGGCAGCAGCAGTTTCTGGCTGGAGGATGTCCTTCACGATCAGGCCAAGATACTGGTCATCGGCCTTGGCGTGATGTGCATCGCCGCGTTCTTGCTGAGTCTGCTGCCCGTGAAACTGCGCGCCTGGCGCCGGGAGCTGGGTTATCTGGTGCTCTCGCTGAGCTTGTCGACCGGCATCGTCACGCCACTGAAAACGCTCACGGCGGTGCAGTGCCCGTGGAGCCTGACCCAGTTCGGTGGCCGCGAAACCTTCAGCCCGCTGATCGGCGCCCGCCCCACGACGGACAAACCGGGCCGTTGCTGGCCGGGCGGGCATGCTTCCGCGGGTTTTTCCCTGCTCGCCCTGTTTTGCGCCCTGCGTGATCGTCGCCCACGCCTGGCTAAATGGGCACTCGCTTTCGCCCTGGCCCTGGGCACCGTGCTGTCGCTCGGGCGGATGCTGCAGGGTGCCCACTTCCTGTCTCACAACCTGTGGACACTGCTTTTCGACTGGCTGATCGCCGTGATCGGCTATCGCGCCTTGCTGTATCGGCCGATGCCGGTTCCCCGACAGACGCCAGCTCGACTGCAGGCCACACGTGAAGGAGCCCGCCCATGA
- a CDS encoding LTA synthase family protein — translation MPQLRYAQLRYLSIILLAWMVTFLLTRSALLIGYWGEAGASSAEILRIYAVGLVYDTAFLLYAALPLALYLLLCPQRLWRHRAHAAFLHVLLGISLFAMLFTATAEWLFWDEFGVRFNFIAVDYLVYSEEVINNILESYPVYPLIAALALIALILTIALRRIVSAAVSAVPMPRKTALGAWAVVLACALLGTLAINQNFPRGLGGNAYQNELASNGPFQFFAAFRNNELDYLQFYATLPDQRTGSLLRREVVEGNARFVTNDPEDIRRVIDNPGPEQRHNVVLVTVESLSARYLGSFGDSRGLTPNLDALRDRSLFFDNLYATGTRTDRGLEAITLSVPPTPGRSIVKRIGRESGYASLGQQFRDKGYDSVFVYGGRGYFDNMNAFFSGNGYRVIDQSSVAEADMSFQNAWGMSDEDLYQQTLRVADQDHAAGKPFFLQLMTTSNHRPYTYPQGRIDIPSGSGREGALKYTDYAIGQFLAEAKEKPWFANTVFLFVADHTAGSAGKEDLPVANYHIPLFIYAPGLIEPARVSRLTSQIDIAPTLLGLLGFDYTSTFFGRNVLREQAGAGRALIGNYQHLGLFDGRDLAILSPKRAMRRHDDALGISHESLAGADDDLVARDIAYYQGASHAFTEGLLSWKPGTTQTVATHP, via the coding sequence ATGACACGGCCTTCCTGCTTTATGCGGCCCTGCCGCTGGCGCTCTATCTGCTGCTGTGCCCGCAGCGCCTCTGGCGGCATCGCGCTCACGCCGCGTTCCTTCACGTCCTGTTGGGTATCAGCCTGTTCGCCATGCTTTTCACGGCAACGGCGGAATGGCTGTTCTGGGACGAGTTCGGGGTGCGCTTCAACTTCATCGCAGTGGACTATCTCGTCTATTCGGAGGAGGTGATCAACAACATTCTCGAGTCCTATCCGGTATACCCGCTGATCGCCGCGTTGGCATTGATTGCCCTGATCCTGACCATCGCCTTGAGGCGGATCGTCAGCGCTGCCGTATCCGCTGTACCGATGCCCCGAAAGACCGCCTTGGGGGCCTGGGCCGTGGTGCTTGCCTGCGCGTTGCTGGGCACCCTGGCGATAAACCAGAACTTCCCCCGTGGCCTGGGTGGCAATGCCTACCAGAACGAACTGGCCAGTAACGGCCCCTTCCAGTTCTTCGCTGCCTTTCGCAACAACGAACTCGATTACCTGCAGTTCTACGCCACCTTGCCGGATCAGCGCACGGGCTCTCTGTTACGCCGGGAAGTGGTGGAGGGCAACGCTCGTTTCGTCACCAACGACCCCGAGGATATCCGGCGCGTCATCGACAATCCGGGGCCTGAGCAGCGACACAATGTCGTGCTGGTCACCGTCGAGAGTCTGAGCGCCCGCTACCTGGGCAGCTTCGGCGACAGCCGTGGCCTCACGCCGAATCTCGATGCATTGCGCGATCGCAGCCTGTTCTTCGACAACCTCTATGCAACCGGCACGCGAACCGATCGCGGGCTGGAAGCGATCACGCTTTCCGTACCCCCCACGCCGGGGCGTTCGATCGTCAAACGGATCGGCCGGGAGTCGGGCTATGCCAGCCTCGGTCAGCAGTTCAGGGACAAGGGTTATGACAGCGTTTTCGTCTACGGGGGGCGTGGCTACTTCGACAACATGAACGCGTTTTTCAGCGGCAATGGCTACCGGGTCATCGATCAGAGCAGCGTGGCCGAGGCGGACATGTCGTTCCAGAATGCCTGGGGCATGAGTGACGAGGATCTCTACCAGCAGACCCTGCGTGTCGCCGACCAGGACCACGCTGCCGGCAAGCCGTTCTTCCTGCAACTGATGACCACGTCCAACCATCGCCCCTATACGTATCCGCAAGGGCGCATCGACATTCCCTCTGGCAGCGGCCGTGAGGGCGCCCTGAAATACACGGATTACGCCATTGGCCAGTTCCTGGCCGAGGCGAAGGAAAAACCCTGGTTCGCAAACACGGTATTCCTGTTCGTTGCCGACCACACGGCGGGCAGCGCGGGTAAGGAAGATCTGCCGGTCGCCAATTACCACATCCCACTGTTCATCTATGCCCCCGGTCTCATCGAGCCGGCTCGTGTGTCGCGGCTCACCAGCCAGATCGACATCGCGCCCACGCTGCTGGGGTTGCTGGGCTTCGATTACACCTCGACATTCTTCGGCCGCAACGTCTTGCGAGAGCAGGCCGGTGCCGGGCGGGCCTTGATCGGCAACTACCAGCATCTGGGCCTGTTCGATGGCCGCGACCTCGCCATTCTCAGCCCGAAGCGGGCCATGCGACGACATGACGATGCACTGGGGATCAGCCACGAAAGCCTGGCTGGCGCCGATGACGATCTCGTGGCTCGCGACATCGCCTACTACCAGGGAGCCAGCCATGCCTTCACCGAGGGCCTGTTGAGCTGGAAACCGGGGACCACGCAAACCGTTGCCACCCACCCCTGA